The Acidobacteriota bacterium region GCCCGGAGGGCCTCGATCTGCGCCTTGCCGTACTCCGTCGGGATGCCGATCCCGGGAGAGAGCAGGTCCTGCCACTTGACCCGGGCCGGGTCGAGGAGGGCGGTGATGTTGGGCTCGAGCGGCTCGACGCCCTTGGGGTAGAAGTCGTTGTAGGAGACCTCGGAATCGTAATACTCGTCGGCCAGGTAGGCGAAGGAGTGGCCGAGCTCGTGGATGAAGACCTGGGGGCTGGCCGGGTGGTCGACGGTCGTCACGCAGTAGTCGAGGCCGATGCTCCCGCCGCCGTAGCGCGCGCTGTTGACCAGCACGACCAGGACGTCGTAGGGGACCTGCCCGGCCATCTCGTGCATCCGGTGGTCCCGCTCGATGAGCATGTAGCGGTCGAGGTCGAAGGCGTTGAAGGAGGCGTCGAGCACGGTCTTCCTGTAGACCCGCTGGCGCGGCTCGTCCATGCCCCGTTCGGGCGAAGCCCTGAAGACGCCCCGGACGCTGAAGCGGTCCTTCAGGGCCTTGTACGGCTCGACCGAGAAGAGGAACGCCGCCATACGGTCGACGTCCGACTTGAACTTGTCCCGGTCCTCCGCCGTGTACCCCTCGGCCAGGAAGACCAGGTCGACCTTCTCGTGGGGATCGCCGGCGATCCTGGCGCTGTAGATCCAGTCCCCCTGCGCCGGCCGCTCCCGGAGGATGTGGTAGTCCGACGGATCGATCATCTGGTTGAGGACGGGATGGAGGAGGTTGCGCTTGTCGCGCTGCTCGACGACGAGGAGGACCGGCCGCCTGGGCGCGGGGATCCGGAGGGATCGCTCGAAGACCCGGGCCGCGCCCGCCAGCGCCGGCGAGGTGGTCTTGTATTCGCCGAACATGGTGTCGAAGCCGCGGCAGAAGATGAGCCGGTTGGAGGCGGCGTCGTAGAGGCGGCAGACGTAGCGCCCGTAGTCGAAGGGCGGCAGGAGCGCGGTCTTGGGCTCGGGCCAGGCCCCCTCCTCGGAGATCCGGTGGAGGAGGACGCTCTCGTTCCTGGCGTCGCCCGTCTGGTAGAGATCGACGCGCCAGGCCTTGTCGGCGAAGAATTCATCGAAGGACGGCTGGGGTTCGGGGACCGCCGCCGGGGCGGCCGTCAGGAAAGCGAGCGCCAGGCCGACAAGGGCCAGGATCGGTTTCTTCATGGGAGATCCTCCGGTCTTCCCCAGGATTATAAGCCGGACGGCGGCGGCGGACAACCCGCCCCCGGCCGGGGGCAGGCCCGTCCCCGGGCCGGATGAGCCGCGACAGGCCCGCGGACTTGAGAGGGCGGCCGTTTTCCGCTATAATGCCGTCTGGACTGTTCGATATCGGTTCACCCGTAGGCCCCGGACGGCAATACCCCGAATATCCCGACAGGCGTAAATTCTAATTTTCGGAAGAAGTGAGCTGGTCATGACCACCGACATCGCCCGGATGCGCAACATCGGCATCAGCGCCCACATCGACTCCGGCAAGACGACGCTGACGGAGAGGATCCTCTTTTACTGCAAGAAGATCCACAAGATCCACGAGGTCAAGGGCAAGGACGGCGTCGGCGCGACCATGGATTCCATGGACCTGGAGCGGGAGCGCGGCATCACCATCGCCTCGGCCACGACCAATGTCGAGTGGGCCGACCACTCCGTCAACATCATCGACACGCCGGGCCACGTCGACTTCACCATCGAGGTCGAGCGGTCCCTCCGCGTCCTCGACTCGGCCGTCCTCGTCCTCTGCGCGGTCGGCGGGGTCCAGTCCCAGACCATCACCGTGGACCGCCAGCTCCGGCGCTACAACGTCCCCTTCATCGCCTTCGTCAACAAGGCCGACCGGGTCGGGGCCAATCCGGTCAAGGTCCGCGACCAGATCGCCGACAAGCTCAACCACCGCGCCGTCCTGATGCAGATGCCGATCGGCCTCGAGGGCGCCTTCCAGGGCCTGGTCGACCTGGTCACGATGAAGGCCCTCTATTTCGACGGCCCGGAGGGCGAGATCGTCCGGGTCGAGCCCATCCCCGGGGAGCTGGCCGCCGAGGCGGCCCGGCTGCGCGAGGACCTCCTCGACGCCGCCTCCCTCCATTCCGACGAGCTGACCGAGGCCTTGCTCGAGGGCCGGGCGACCGAGGAGCTCATCCGGGCGGCCGTGCGCAAGGGCGTCCTGGCCCGCAAGCTCGTCCCGGTCTTCATCGGCTCGGCCTACCGGAACAAGGGCATCCAGCCCCTCCTCGACGCCATCGTCCACTACCTGCCCAACCCGGCCGAGGTCGAGAACCGGGCCGTCGACCTGGACGAGGGCGGCGCCGAGCGCGTTCTCGGCTCCGACCCCGACGCGACGACCGTGGCCCTGGCCTTCAAGCTCGAGGACGGGGCCTACGGCCAGCTGACCTACATCCGCATCTACGAGGGCTCGCTCCGCAAGGGCGACGAGCTCGTCAACACCCGCTCGGGCCAGAAGATCAAGGTCGGCCGCCTGGTCCGCATGCACGCCGACACGATGGTCGAGATCACCACGGCCGGGCCGGGCGACATCGTCGCCCTCTTCGGCGTCGAGTGCGCCTCGGGCGACACGTTCTGCGGCCCCGGCCTGAACCTGGCCATGTCCGCGATCTACGTCCCCGAGCCGGTCATCTCGCTGGCCATCGAGCCGGTCGACAAGGCCGCCGCCGACCGGGTGGCCAAGGCCCTCAACCGCTTCACCAAGGAGGACCCGACCTTCAAGTGCCATGTGGACAAGGAAACAAACGAAACGATTATCGAGGGCATGGGCGAGCTTCATCTCGAA contains the following coding sequences:
- the fusA gene encoding elongation factor G produces the protein MTTDIARMRNIGISAHIDSGKTTLTERILFYCKKIHKIHEVKGKDGVGATMDSMDLERERGITIASATTNVEWADHSVNIIDTPGHVDFTIEVERSLRVLDSAVLVLCAVGGVQSQTITVDRQLRRYNVPFIAFVNKADRVGANPVKVRDQIADKLNHRAVLMQMPIGLEGAFQGLVDLVTMKALYFDGPEGEIVRVEPIPGELAAEAARLREDLLDAASLHSDELTEALLEGRATEELIRAAVRKGVLARKLVPVFIGSAYRNKGIQPLLDAIVHYLPNPAEVENRAVDLDEGGAERVLGSDPDATTVALAFKLEDGAYGQLTYIRIYEGSLRKGDELVNTRSGQKIKVGRLVRMHADTMVEITTAGPGDIVALFGVECASGDTFCGPGLNLAMSAIYVPEPVISLAIEPVDKAAADRVAKALNRFTKEDPTFKCHVDKETNETIIEGMGELHLEVYLERMKREYSAEVTAGSPRVAYRETITQRAEFNYTHKKQTGGSGQ
- a CDS encoding M64 family metallopeptidase encodes the protein MKKPILALVGLALAFLTAAPAAVPEPQPSFDEFFADKAWRVDLYQTGDARNESVLLHRISEEGAWPEPKTALLPPFDYGRYVCRLYDAASNRLIFCRGFDTMFGEYKTTSPALAGAARVFERSLRIPAPRRPVLLVVEQRDKRNLLHPVLNQMIDPSDYHILRERPAQGDWIYSARIAGDPHEKVDLVFLAEGYTAEDRDKFKSDVDRMAAFLFSVEPYKALKDRFSVRGVFRASPERGMDEPRQRVYRKTVLDASFNAFDLDRYMLIERDHRMHEMAGQVPYDVLVVLVNSARYGGGSIGLDYCVTTVDHPASPQVFIHELGHSFAYLADEYYDSEVSYNDFYPKGVEPLEPNITALLDPARVKWQDLLSPGIGIPTEYGKAQIEALRAELRESREGRARAVEAAGQRGARADEIQAIEAKAKAAEDELTRKIDAVRASYDASLADKVGVFEGAGYASKGLYRSMIYCIMIGNPKNEFCRVCQRAIAQMIDFCSGRS